The following proteins are co-located in the Tripterygium wilfordii isolate XIE 37 chromosome 2, ASM1340144v1, whole genome shotgun sequence genome:
- the LOC120006360 gene encoding coiled-coil domain-containing protein R3HCC1L-like — MEKPVEEGTNENPNHQNWSERVEDLLASGDSEQAIALLESVVLKLETLTHSETADLLLASALTDLAKLYSSRSFSLKSDELLSRASVLKQRAIRNRHSSSVQNVDEDSRKEDEASSSGVGLDCNNLSVSGDGHRVRSTGDPNYEETTDDGAAEEDWEAIADRDPEELLSSQCLPGVSNLTLEETKSQTPKRRGRGTFAYTKHELYSEQPVDYSILDDVNTESVSSLKEENTPLKHSKYGTKHVLVLADFSPTMSTFDLEKLFQEFSDRGFAIRWVNDTTALAVFRTPSIALEAFNSVQCPFAVRILDENDILMSSISSGDLEPPCQRPQTSVRTAERLIAQGMGLKFSSTAFGSRDLKSQEEARKNRITTRQKLRDEAWGDD, encoded by the exons ATGGAAAAACCAGTAGAAGAAGGAACTAACGAAAACCCCAATCACCAAAATTGGAGTGAGCGGGTGGAGGATCTGTTGGCTTCCGGTGACTCTGAGCAGGCTATCGCTCTGCTCGAGTCGGTCGTTTTGAAGCTCGAAACCCTAACACATTCCGAGACGGCGGATCTCTTACTGGCGTCCGCTCTCACTGACCTGGCTAAACTCTACTCCTCCAGATCATTCTCACTCAAATCGGACGAACTACTCTCTCGCGCTTCCGTGCTCAAACAACGCGCCATCCGCAACCGCCATTCCAG TTCTGTACAGAATGTGGACGAAGATTCGAGAAAAGAAGATGAGGCATCGTCCTCTGGTGTTGGTTTGGATTGCAATAATTTATCGGTCTCTGGTGATG GACATCGTGTAAGATCAACTGGCGATCCGAATTATGAAGAGACTACAGATGACGGGGCTGCAGAAGAGG ATTGGGAGGCTATTGCAGATCGTGATCCTGAAGAATTGCTTTCCTCACAATGCTTACCTGGAGTATCAAATCTTACATTAGAAGAAACCAAAAGTCAGACCCCTAAGCGACGTGGAAGGGGTACATTTGCATACACGAAACACGAATTGTATAGTGAACAACCAGTTGATTACTCTATTCTTGATGATGTAAACACTGAAAGTGTTTCCAGTCTAAAAGAGGAGAACACTCCACTAAAACACT CAAAATATGGTACCAAACATGTTCTCGTTTTGGCCGATTTTTCTCCAACTATGAGCACATTTGATCTGGAGAAGCTTTTTCAGGAGTTCAGCGATCGTGGGTTCGCTATTCGTTGGGTCAATGACACGACAGCCCTTGCTGTATTTAGAACACCATCAATTG CTCTTGAGGCGTTCAACTCTGTTCAATGTCCGTTCGCAGTACGTATACTCGATGAGAATGATATCCTCATGAGCTCAATCTCATCAGGAG ATTTGGAACCTCCTTGTCAAAGGCCACAGACATCAGTGAGAACTGCTGAAAGGTTGATTGCCCAAGGAATGGGATTGAAGTTTTCTTCTACAGCTTTTGGCTCCCGAGACCTAAAAAGCCAGGAAGAAGCTAGAAAGAATCGCATTACTACGAGGCAAAAATTGAGAGATGAAGCTTGGGGTGATGATTAA